Proteins co-encoded in one Kamptonema formosum PCC 6407 genomic window:
- a CDS encoding transposase — MNIIESILQQMSGVSQAQKKFIMTLLSTIVLVYGKVNFTNLGRYSPATEKTYRRHFLKKFDWEQFSKYFIKKALNPERTIIAVIDCSFLRKSGKHTEGKGYFYNGIAGKAEQGLEISVISVVEIETHISYSLSVQQTLSRPTTEPPKNSLIFTRKRNLKKRSKKQVSETLTPDITRVDDYAKHLKNTRSLLPESVRYLVADGYYYRAKFWDAVRESDLNLISRLRVDANLNYLYTGARNKFGAPRKYDGKVDCNNLKNLTFVKEIKPGVKLYSLLVWSCCLKCKIRLACISELQANGKTKNVLLFSTDINLKAEQILEYYQARFQIEFIFRDAKQFTGLSDCQSVNSQRLDFHFNASLAALNLAKYEASNRHLSAHPFVFSMASYKRLEFNRHLLYTFISKLDLDKDLILNHPNLPSVLSYGTLAA; from the coding sequence ATGAACATTATTGAATCCATCTTACAACAAATGTCCGGGGTGAGTCAAGCCCAAAAAAAGTTTATAATGACTTTACTTTCCACAATCGTGCTGGTTTATGGCAAAGTGAACTTCACCAATCTGGGCCGCTATAGTCCTGCCACTGAAAAAACTTATCGGCGGCATTTTTTAAAAAAGTTTGACTGGGAGCAATTCTCTAAATATTTTATTAAAAAAGCCTTGAATCCTGAACGCACAATTATTGCCGTTATTGATTGTTCTTTTTTGAGAAAAAGTGGTAAACATACTGAGGGAAAAGGTTATTTTTATAATGGTATTGCGGGAAAAGCTGAACAAGGATTAGAAATTTCTGTGATTTCTGTTGTCGAAATTGAAACTCATATTTCCTATAGTTTAAGCGTGCAACAAACTCTTTCGCGTCCGACCACAGAACCACCGAAAAACTCCCTAATTTTTACTCGGAAAAGAAACTTAAAAAAACGGAGTAAAAAACAGGTATCTGAAACCTTAACACCTGATATAACAAGAGTTGACGACTATGCAAAGCATTTAAAAAATACTCGTTCTTTGTTGCCAGAATCTGTACGTTATTTGGTGGCTGATGGCTATTATTACCGCGCTAAATTTTGGGATGCTGTTCGGGAGTCAGATCTCAATTTGATTAGTAGATTAAGGGTTGATGCCAACCTGAATTACCTCTATACCGGAGCAAGGAATAAATTCGGCGCTCCTCGTAAATATGATGGTAAAGTTGACTGCAATAATTTGAAAAATCTAACTTTCGTCAAAGAAATTAAGCCAGGAGTTAAGCTTTATTCATTATTAGTATGGAGTTGTTGCTTAAAATGCAAAATCCGTTTGGCTTGTATATCTGAGCTTCAAGCTAACGGTAAAACCAAAAATGTTTTATTGTTTAGTACCGATATCAATCTCAAGGCTGAGCAAATACTTGAGTATTATCAAGCTCGTTTTCAAATTGAATTCATTTTTCGGGATGCCAAACAATTTACTGGTTTGTCCGATTGTCAATCTGTGAATAGCCAACGGCTTGATTTTCATTTTAATGCCAGCCTAGCGGCCTTAAATTTAGCCAAATATGAAGCCTCTAATCGCCACTTGTCTGCCCATCCATTCGTGTTTTCAATGGCCTCCTATAAACGCCTGGAATTCAATCGGCATCTACTTTATACATTTATTAGCAAGTTAGATTTAGACAAGGACTTGATTTTAAATCATCCTAACCTCCCCTCAGTCTTGTCTTATGGTACTCTGGCTGCTTAA